The DNA window TCTATTCGTACCCCAAGGAAATCCCGCAGGGGGAGCGGATCACCACAAACGTCTCCACCGTAGACATTTTACCGACGATTCTCAGTTACGTAGGTCTACAATTCCACGTCCCTGGCCAATCCGGATACAGCTTGAACCCATTGATCGCGGACGGTGGAAAGAATGCCACGGGGCAGCCCACCTTCTTCCTGACCTATCCGGAGCCGACCCTGCTCCCTCCACAGTGGATGAGCGTGTTCTGGAGCTGGGCAGAGACGAAGCGCGCCCCTTCGTTTCGGGGATTCGTCGAAGGCGACCTCAAGGTGATTACATCCGGAGACAGCGACGCTCTCAAAGTCTACCGGCTCGGGGAAGCCTTTTCACAGGAAAATCCGCTGCCTTCAAACGAAGTGAGCGTCGCGAACCTCAGCGGATACAGGGAAGATATTGATACCTGGTTCAACCAGACAAATCGGGGACTCAATCCTCAAGGTCGGCTTTCGAAGCAGGACGTCGAAATGCTGAAAAGCCTCGGCTATGCAAATCCTTGACAGCGCCTGCGGCGAGTGTCTACGTGGAATCGGCAGTTTTGGCGTCTGTTGGCGGCGCAGGCCCTGGAGGCTAACTGGCCAAACGCACGCGGATTTTACCCTCATAATCAGGAAAGTAGCGGCCGATGAGGGGCAAATCAAACTCCCGCAGGATGGATTCCTTGGGCTCGTGCTTCAGCAGGAACTGAAATGACCGCTCAATGAGTACCTCTTGCGAGACCTGCTTTTGGGTGAGCTTTTCATAATAGTCGGGGCTGAGAGAAACCCTGTGTGTGGACTTGCTGGCGCCTTCTGTGACGGTGACTTGAAACCTGCCGGGGCCGCACTGTTCAACGCGAATGGTTGGCGACATGTTGGACCTCCAGAATAATGACAAGGGATCTATTATATCTATCGGCGAGGCAGGCAGGCCGCCTTTTGGGTGGGCAGATACCAGCACGCTTAAATGCAGCCCTAAGGAGGGGTGCGCGTAATGTCTTGGGCCATCAATCCGGTAAACGAATACAGCCGAGAGGCGCCAATTATTCTGGTTGTTGCCAAACAGTTGGGGCCAGGAATGGTCAATCTGAAAGCAGCGCACGGCCAGACCCCGCCCAGGAGGCAAAGCAGGTAGAATGAGAACGATATGGAACCGAGAAAAACAAATCTTGCCCGGTTGCTTATTGTGGCTGGCTCTGATTCCAGCGGTGGCGCCGGCATTCAAGCTGACCTGAAGACGGCTTCCGCGTTAGGTGTTTACGGAATGACGGCCATTACGGCTTTGACCGCTCAGAACACAGAGAGTGTTTTTGGGATTGTGGAAACTGACCCGGAATTTGTTGCCTTGCAGATGAAAGTGTGCTTTGAAGATGTGGGCTGCGATTCCATCAAAACAGGGATGCTTTCAAATTCCGGGATCATTGGTGCGGTGGCGGAAGAAATCTGCCGGCATCCTGGAATTCCTGTTGTCGTGGACCCGGTGATGATTTCCACGAGTGGGGTTCCGTTGCTCGATCCCCAAGCCGTTGTGACTCTGCGGGAGAGGTTGCTGCCTCTGGCTGCGGTTGTGACTCCAAACCTGCATGAAGCGGGTGCTCTGCTGGGCCGGGCGATCGACGGCCTCGACGGAATGAAGGAAGCTGCGAAGGTGATTCATAGCTTCGGCGCGCAAAACGTGGTGGTTAAAGGCGGGCATGCAAAAGGCAGCGCCGTTGACGTGTTTTTTGACGGGCATGAGTTTGTTGAGTTCCGTGCGGCCAGGATCGCAACAAACAATTGTCACGGGACGGGTTGCATCTTTGCCTCAGCGCTTGCATCGGGCCTGGCAAAGGGGAATACGGTGCGGCAAAGCGTAGCTCTGGCGAAGGAGTTTGTGACCGCGGCCATTCTCGAAGGCCTGCTGCTCGGCCGGGGCCATGGGCCCGCCAATCCCATGCATTCACGAAGAAGCTTGCCCTAAAGGTTTCGCGAAGGCGAACCTTGGTTTTATACTCTTAGGATAGTGCTTGCGAACGCTGGGCGCGCCGCGTATCCAGTGGATTCGCAAAGCACGAAAGGCAAATCAAGGATTGTCTGTGCCGCAGCGGACCCAGACGCCGTAGGATGAGGAATGATGCGAAGACTCTTGCTGATGGCTTTAAGCCTTATTGGGTTATTTGACTCTATTTACCTGCTGTGGGAGTACACCTCGCCAGCCCACCCCATGGTTTGTATGGGAGGGGGCTGTGACGCCGTTCGCGCCAGCGCGTATTCTCATTTTGGGGGCCTGCCGGTACCCATTTACGGTGTCTTAATGTACAGCTTTATTGTGTTGCTTCTGTTTCTCTATCCGCTTCTGCCCACTTCGGCAGCGCGGCTGGTGCAGTATGGAGTTCTGCTGGTTTCAGGCGTAGCATTCTTATTTTCGGCCTACCTTACAGGGATTGAAGCTTTCGTTCTGCATTCCTGGTGCGTCTGGTGTGTGCTATCAGCCCTGCTCGTGACCGCTATTTTCCTGTTATCCATCGCAGAGCAAAGGCGCCCGGCGACGCGTCTCGAGCCTGCCCAGGCGCTTTCTGCGGTGCAGAGGAATTTTGCGCTGGTCCTTTTTGCATTTGTGCTCGGAGTCCCCGCTTTTATCACTCTGACCTCCCACGGAAGCATCCCTCCCCCGAAGCCCCCATCGAATCAGACGGTCAAGGCTCACCTTATACGTCCGGATTCCCACCTCTACGGCGATCCGAACGCCAAAGTCACAATTGTTGAATTTGGAGACTTCAAATGTCCCGCCTGCCGCCAGGCTGAGGTGACAGCTAAAAAGATTCGAGAAAATTACGGCGATCGAGTTCGCTTCGCTTTCCGGCAGTATCCGCTCGTTAACGTCCATGCCGAGTCTGAGAAGGCAGCAGAAGCCGCTGAATGCGCCGGCCAGCAGGGCAAATTCTGGCAGGCGGTGGACATGTTCTACGACCACCAGGAAGATTTAAGCCTGCCGGCCATCAATCGGTATGCGGGAGAGATGGGCCTCGACTCGCAGAAATTTGTCGCCTGCCTTCAGAAAGGTGAAATGGCGCCGCGCGTCAACCGGGACCTCGTGGACGGCCAGGCTCTTGGAGTTCATGCTACCCCCACCTTTTTTATTAATGGCCAGCCGATTGTGGGACCTCTTCCATATGCGTCTTTTGCCCAACTCGTGGAGAACGAATTGAAAATAGCCGCTGTGGAAGATTCAGCCCAA is part of the Acidobacteriota bacterium genome and encodes:
- the thiD gene encoding bifunctional hydroxymethylpyrimidine kinase/phosphomethylpyrimidine kinase — encoded protein: MEPRKTNLARLLIVAGSDSSGGAGIQADLKTASALGVYGMTAITALTAQNTESVFGIVETDPEFVALQMKVCFEDVGCDSIKTGMLSNSGIIGAVAEEICRHPGIPVVVDPVMISTSGVPLLDPQAVVTLRERLLPLAAVVTPNLHEAGALLGRAIDGLDGMKEAAKVIHSFGAQNVVVKGGHAKGSAVDVFFDGHEFVEFRAARIATNNCHGTGCIFASALASGLAKGNTVRQSVALAKEFVTAAILEGLLLGRGHGPANPMHSRRSLP